Proteins from a genomic interval of Synechococcus sp. A15-28:
- a CDS encoding RpoD/SigA family RNA polymerase sigma factor, whose amino-acid sequence MARAAATASKPASAARSVSVDVDLVRSYLRDIGRVPLLTHEQEITLGRQVQDLMDLEALQSELESRDGDKPSADMLAKASGLTSLQLKRKLQHGRRAKERMVAANLRLVVSVAKKYTKRNMELLDLIQEGTIGLVRGVEKFDPTRGYKFSTYAYWWIRQGITRAIAEKSRTIRLPIHITEMLNKLKKGQRELSQELGRTPTVSELAEFVELPEDDVKDLMCRARQPVSLEMKVGDGDDTELLELLAGDGDLPSDQVEEDCMKGDLRSLLGQLPHLQEQVLRMRYGMDGEDPMSLTGIGRILGMSRDRVRNLERDGLAGLRRVSDQVEAYVAC is encoded by the coding sequence ATGGCTCGTGCTGCCGCAACTGCTTCAAAACCTGCTTCTGCTGCCCGCAGCGTCAGTGTGGACGTTGATCTGGTTCGCTCCTATCTGCGTGACATTGGCAGGGTTCCCCTGCTCACCCACGAGCAAGAGATCACCCTTGGACGCCAGGTTCAGGATCTGATGGATCTTGAGGCCCTCCAGTCCGAACTGGAAAGCCGTGACGGCGATAAGCCCTCTGCCGACATGTTGGCCAAGGCATCCGGTCTCACGTCCCTTCAGCTCAAGCGCAAGCTTCAGCACGGTCGACGTGCCAAAGAGCGGATGGTCGCGGCCAACCTCCGTTTGGTGGTGAGCGTCGCCAAGAAGTACACCAAGCGGAACATGGAGCTTCTGGATCTGATCCAGGAGGGCACCATCGGATTGGTGCGTGGTGTGGAGAAATTTGACCCCACCCGTGGCTACAAATTTTCCACCTACGCCTACTGGTGGATTCGTCAGGGCATCACTCGGGCGATTGCTGAGAAGAGCCGCACCATCCGGCTGCCCATTCACATCACCGAGATGTTGAACAAGCTGAAAAAGGGCCAGAGGGAGCTCAGCCAGGAGCTGGGTCGCACGCCCACGGTTTCGGAACTGGCTGAATTCGTTGAACTGCCTGAGGATGACGTCAAAGATCTGATGTGCCGCGCCCGCCAGCCGGTTAGCCTTGAAATGAAGGTTGGAGATGGTGACGACACCGAGCTGCTCGAGCTTCTGGCTGGTGATGGAGATCTTCCCAGCGATCAGGTGGAGGAAGACTGCATGAAGGGAGATCTACGTAGCCTGTTGGGTCAACTCCCCCATCTCCAGGAGCAGGTGCTGCGGATGCGTTACGGCATGGATGGCGAAGACCCGATGAGCCTCACCGGTATTGGCCGGATTCTGGGCATGAGCCGCGATCGGGTTCGCAACCTGGAGCGCGATGGTCTGGCCGGTCTGCGCCGAGTGAGCGATCAGGTGGAGGCCTATGTGGCTTGTTGA
- a CDS encoding alpha/beta fold hydrolase codes for MQNRNFECWTWRGYSINWNVINNSNNASATLLIHGFGANTNHWRFNQPVLAKQAPTYAIDLLGFGRSDQPRARLKDEQDSGAYVHYSFDLWGQQVADFCHEVIDRPVHLVGNSIGGVVALRAAQLLGDRCQGVVLIDCAQRLMDDKQLAAQPAWMAWIRPLLKTMVRQRWLSTVLFRNAARPGVIRRVLKQAYPSGSNIDDELINLLYQPTQRDGAAEAFRGFINLFDDYLAPQLMQDLSIPVDMVWGDKDPWEPLPEAQRWKETIDCVRSLTVIQGAGHCPHDEAPNTTNQALLKALTSPLPKLPSS; via the coding sequence ATGCAAAATCGTAATTTTGAATGCTGGACCTGGAGAGGTTACTCAATAAACTGGAACGTAATTAATAACAGTAACAATGCCTCCGCAACATTATTAATTCATGGCTTCGGAGCCAACACAAATCATTGGCGCTTCAACCAACCGGTGCTGGCTAAACAGGCGCCCACTTATGCCATTGATCTGCTCGGTTTCGGGCGCAGCGATCAACCCCGAGCCAGATTGAAAGATGAACAAGACAGCGGAGCTTACGTTCATTACAGCTTTGACCTCTGGGGCCAGCAGGTGGCCGACTTCTGCCATGAGGTGATCGATCGGCCGGTGCACTTGGTGGGCAATTCCATCGGCGGGGTCGTGGCTCTACGAGCGGCACAACTACTTGGAGACCGTTGCCAAGGCGTTGTACTGATCGACTGCGCCCAGCGCTTGATGGATGACAAACAGCTGGCCGCACAGCCAGCCTGGATGGCCTGGATCCGACCGCTGCTGAAAACGATGGTGCGTCAGCGTTGGCTCAGCACAGTCCTATTCCGCAATGCGGCACGGCCTGGCGTGATCCGCAGAGTGTTGAAGCAGGCCTACCCCAGTGGCAGCAACATCGACGACGAGCTGATCAACTTGCTGTACCAACCCACCCAACGCGATGGGGCGGCCGAAGCCTTTCGTGGCTTCATCAACTTGTTCGACGACTATCTCGCCCCACAATTGATGCAGGACCTCTCGATTCCGGTGGATATGGTTTGGGGGGACAAGGATCCCTGGGAGCCATTACCTGAAGCACAGCGATGGAAAGAAACCATCGATTGCGTGCGCTCGCTCACAGTGATACAAGGTGCCGGACACTGTCCCCATGACGAGGCACCGAATACAACCAATCAGGCTTTGCTCAAAGCACTGACATCGCCTCTCCCTAAACTACCTTCGTCATGA
- the mutT gene encoding 8-oxo-dGTP diphosphatase MutT, translated as MPKQPFPVPVLAEALLTWWGEQGRRGIPWKLLTDGAPPVLEQDLDPYGIWIAEVMLQQTQLAVVLPYWERWMTAFPTVEALAAASLEEVRLQWQGLGYYSRARRLHEAAQRLVGGPWPRSLEGWMALPGIGRTTAGSILSSAFNASLPILDGNVKRVLARLTVYPRPPARDDALFWSWSEALLDPLRPRDTNQALMDLGATVCTPRQPDCHRCPWQSHCAAYASGDPCRWPMTDAPKPLPFQVIGVGVVLNVAGEVLIDQRLEEGLLGGMWEFPGGKQEKDETIETCIARELKEELSIAVTVGDELITVDHAFSHKKLRFVVHLCNWESGEPQPLASQQVRWVRPDDLKNFAFPAANAKIIAALLARR; from the coding sequence ATGCCTAAGCAGCCTTTCCCTGTGCCGGTGCTCGCTGAAGCGTTGCTCACCTGGTGGGGCGAACAGGGTCGGCGTGGGATTCCCTGGAAGCTCTTGACCGATGGCGCGCCCCCGGTTCTCGAACAAGATCTCGACCCTTACGGCATCTGGATCGCGGAGGTGATGCTGCAGCAGACCCAGTTGGCGGTGGTACTTCCCTACTGGGAGCGTTGGATGACAGCGTTCCCCACAGTTGAGGCTCTGGCTGCTGCATCTCTTGAGGAGGTGCGGTTGCAGTGGCAGGGGCTCGGTTACTACTCGCGGGCTCGCCGGTTGCATGAGGCGGCGCAGCGGTTGGTGGGCGGGCCTTGGCCCCGCAGCTTGGAGGGCTGGATGGCCTTGCCGGGCATCGGTCGCACCACCGCCGGCAGCATTCTGTCCAGTGCCTTCAATGCTTCACTGCCGATTCTGGATGGCAATGTCAAACGGGTGCTGGCGCGATTGACGGTATATCCGCGCCCGCCGGCTCGCGATGACGCTTTGTTTTGGAGCTGGAGTGAGGCTTTGCTCGATCCGTTGCGGCCGCGGGACACCAACCAGGCCTTGATGGATCTGGGGGCCACGGTTTGCACCCCTCGCCAGCCGGACTGCCACCGCTGCCCCTGGCAATCCCACTGCGCTGCCTACGCTTCCGGCGATCCTTGCCGCTGGCCCATGACCGACGCCCCGAAGCCCCTGCCCTTTCAAGTGATCGGTGTGGGCGTTGTGCTCAACGTGGCGGGGGAAGTGTTGATCGACCAGCGTCTGGAGGAAGGTTTGCTGGGGGGGATGTGGGAGTTCCCCGGCGGCAAACAGGAGAAAGACGAAACGATCGAAACCTGTATCGCTCGCGAACTTAAGGAGGAACTCAGCATTGCGGTGACGGTCGGCGATGAACTGATCACTGTTGATCACGCCTTTAGCCACAAGAAGCTGCGCTTTGTGGTCCATCTCTGCAATTGGGAGTCGGGGGAGCCGCAGCCTCTTGCCAGTCAACAGGTGCGTTGGGTGCGTCCGGATGACCTGAAGAACTTCGCCTTCCCAGCGGCCAACGCAAAGATCATTGCGGCGTTGCTGGCTCGCCGATGA
- a CDS encoding carbohydrate kinase has translation MGSDIAGPCSVVCLGEALIDRLGPPGGDPALDRPVDDRLGGAPANVACGLARLGTPVAFAGRLGQDAIGEAFSTLFAERGLQTELLQRDAERPSRIVLVRRSPDGERQFQAFSGDQGLGFADQALEPASLPPARWLLIGTLPLAAPMSASALLSAVRQAQSQGTGIALDVNWRPTFWDPVADPATGPGPKALAATEPLLQQAALIKLAREEALCFFKTDDPGAIQQALPQRPDVVVTDGAAPVRWQLGADSGEQTAFQPPTVVDTTGAGDAFTAGLLHRWAAAPQERIRFAAACGALVCGGPGGIDPQPTEAQVEVFLGGVS, from the coding sequence ATGGGATCCGACATAGCAGGCCCTTGTTCTGTTGTCTGTCTTGGTGAAGCTCTGATCGATCGGCTTGGGCCGCCTGGAGGTGATCCTGCGCTGGATCGTCCGGTGGACGACCGTCTGGGAGGAGCTCCGGCGAATGTGGCCTGTGGTCTGGCTCGCTTGGGGACCCCCGTGGCCTTTGCCGGTCGCTTGGGGCAGGATGCCATCGGCGAGGCTTTTTCCACGTTGTTTGCTGAGCGTGGACTGCAGACCGAGCTGCTGCAGCGGGATGCCGAGCGTCCCAGTCGCATCGTTTTGGTGCGCCGTTCGCCAGACGGTGAACGGCAGTTTCAGGCCTTTTCTGGGGATCAGGGCCTTGGATTTGCTGATCAGGCTTTGGAGCCAGCCTCCTTGCCCCCGGCCCGATGGTTGTTGATCGGCACGCTGCCGCTGGCGGCGCCAATGTCAGCCTCGGCCCTGCTCTCGGCTGTGCGTCAGGCCCAGAGCCAGGGCACAGGAATAGCCCTCGATGTGAACTGGCGCCCCACGTTCTGGGATCCGGTCGCGGATCCGGCCACAGGGCCTGGGCCCAAGGCTTTGGCTGCTACTGAGCCGTTGCTGCAGCAGGCGGCTCTGATCAAGTTGGCGCGGGAGGAAGCGCTGTGTTTCTTCAAAACCGACGATCCAGGCGCGATCCAGCAGGCCTTGCCCCAGCGGCCGGATGTGGTGGTGACTGATGGCGCCGCCCCGGTGCGCTGGCAATTGGGAGCCGACTCAGGTGAGCAGACCGCCTTTCAGCCCCCCACCGTCGTCGATACCACCGGCGCTGGTGATGCCTTCACGGCAGGTCTTTTGCACCGGTGGGCCGCCGCACCCCAGGAGCGCATTCGTTTCGCGGCGGCCTGCGGCGCCCTGGTCTGCGGAGGCCCCGGCGGCATTGATCCCCAACCAACAGAGGCTCAGGTGGAGGTTTTTCTGGGAGGTGTGAGCTGA
- the tsaE gene encoding tRNA (adenosine(37)-N6)-threonylcarbamoyltransferase complex ATPase subunit type 1 TsaE, translating to MNLCRDAEASGSLSSDCTQCVWTLKSLATTRSLGQHVAGHLPAGSILLLQGPLGAGKTSLVQGLALACGITEAITSPTFALAQHYPDGNPPLVHLDLYRLDAPGSADELFLQEEEEARAMGALMAVEWPERLSLALPEAWRLELCHVGEGRRAQLTPPRKTST from the coding sequence GTGAATCTCTGCAGAGACGCCGAGGCTTCGGGCTCGCTCAGTTCGGACTGTACACAGTGTGTCTGGACCCTCAAGTCGCTGGCCACAACCCGGAGCCTTGGTCAGCACGTGGCAGGCCATCTCCCCGCGGGAAGCATCCTGCTGTTGCAGGGGCCACTCGGAGCGGGCAAAACCTCACTGGTGCAGGGCCTTGCCCTGGCCTGCGGCATCACTGAAGCGATCACCAGTCCAACCTTTGCCCTGGCCCAGCACTACCCGGACGGGAATCCGCCCCTCGTCCATCTGGATCTCTACCGGCTGGACGCTCCGGGATCAGCTGATGAGCTGTTTCTCCAGGAAGAGGAGGAGGCCCGGGCGATGGGAGCCCTGATGGCGGTGGAATGGCCCGAACGGCTCAGCTTGGCGCTGCCAGAAGCCTGGCGCTTGGAGCTGTGCCATGTCGGAGAGGGCCGCCGCGCTCAGCTCACACCTCCCAGAAAAACCTCCACCTGA
- the ahcY gene encoding adenosylhomocysteinase produces the protein MVAAPTTATELKLGVDCVIADINQADFGRKELDIAETEMPGLMALREKYGSEKPLKGARIAGSLHMTIQTACLIETLVELGAEVRWASCNIFSTQDHAAAAIAAQNIPVFAVKGETLEEYWEYTHRILEWGNGGSPNMILDDGGDATGLVMLGSKAEQDITVLDNPSNEEETFLFASIKKKLAQDPTFYSRTKAEIQGVTEETTTGVARLYKMQKSGELPFPAINVNDSVTKSKFDNLYGCRESLVDSIKRATDVMVAGKQALVMGYGDVGKGSAQSLRGLGATVCIAEVDPICALQAAMEGYRVVRLEDVVEEMDIFVTATGNYQVIRNEHLEKMKDEAIVCNIGHFDNEIDVASLKGYKWDNIKPQVDHITLPSGNRIILLAEGRLVNLGCATGHPSFVMSNSFTNQVLAQIELFTKGNEYGKEVYVLPKHLDEMVARLHLDRIGAKLTELSTDQADYINVPVEGPYKPDHYRY, from the coding sequence ATGGTGGCAGCGCCCACAACCGCGACGGAACTGAAGCTCGGTGTCGATTGCGTCATCGCCGACATCAACCAGGCCGATTTCGGCCGCAAGGAACTCGACATCGCCGAGACCGAGATGCCCGGTCTGATGGCGCTGCGTGAGAAGTACGGCAGTGAGAAGCCCCTGAAGGGAGCCCGTATCGCCGGTTCTCTGCACATGACGATTCAGACCGCCTGTCTGATTGAGACCCTGGTGGAGTTGGGCGCCGAAGTGCGTTGGGCCTCCTGCAACATCTTCTCCACCCAGGATCACGCTGCTGCAGCGATCGCAGCCCAGAACATTCCAGTCTTCGCCGTGAAGGGCGAAACCCTCGAGGAGTACTGGGAGTACACCCACCGCATCCTCGAGTGGGGCAATGGCGGTTCCCCCAACATGATCCTGGACGACGGCGGCGATGCCACTGGCCTGGTGATGCTCGGCAGCAAGGCGGAACAGGACATCACCGTTCTTGACAACCCCTCCAACGAAGAGGAGACCTTCTTGTTTGCGTCGATCAAGAAGAAGCTGGCCCAGGACCCCACCTTTTATTCGCGCACCAAGGCTGAAATCCAGGGCGTGACCGAGGAGACCACCACGGGTGTGGCGCGTCTCTACAAGATGCAGAAGAGCGGCGAGCTGCCCTTCCCTGCCATCAACGTCAACGACTCGGTCACCAAGAGCAAGTTCGACAACCTCTACGGCTGCCGTGAGTCCCTGGTGGACAGCATCAAGCGCGCCACCGACGTGATGGTGGCCGGCAAGCAGGCCCTGGTGATGGGCTACGGCGATGTGGGCAAGGGTTCAGCCCAGTCCCTGCGGGGCCTCGGCGCCACCGTGTGCATCGCAGAAGTGGATCCGATCTGTGCCCTGCAGGCGGCCATGGAGGGCTACCGCGTCGTCCGTCTGGAAGATGTGGTCGAGGAGATGGACATCTTCGTGACCGCCACCGGCAACTATCAGGTGATCCGCAACGAGCACCTGGAGAAGATGAAGGACGAGGCGATCGTCTGCAACATCGGCCACTTCGACAACGAGATCGATGTTGCCTCGCTCAAGGGGTACAAGTGGGACAACATCAAGCCCCAGGTCGACCACATCACCCTGCCCAGCGGCAACCGGATCATCCTGCTGGCGGAAGGTCGCCTGGTGAACCTGGGCTGCGCCACCGGCCACCCCAGCTTCGTGATGAGCAACTCCTTCACCAACCAGGTGCTGGCTCAGATCGAGCTGTTCACCAAGGGCAACGAGTACGGCAAGGAGGTGTATGTGCTTCCCAAGCACCTCGATGAAATGGTGGCCCGTCTGCACCTGGATCGCATCGGCGCCAAGCTCACCGAGCTCAGCACCGACCAGGCCGACTACATCAACGTGCCGGTGGAAGGTCCATACAAGCCCGACCACTACCGCTATTGA
- a CDS encoding DedA family protein yields MGLSDVITQLPQLIGQAVEANQWLGYTAIFAAMFLENLFPPIPSELIMPLGGFYVQQAQLELVPVVLAGLMGTVLGALPWYGIGRLINEERIEQWLRHHGRWIGISPEELGRSRRWFGRYGTALVFWGRLVPGIRTLISVPAGIEMMPMAPFLLWTTAGSLIWTLLLTVAGMVLGEGYSNVEVWIDPVSKAVKVILVVAVLGGAIWLGLGVWRRRQSSD; encoded by the coding sequence ATGGGGCTTTCTGATGTCATCACGCAGCTTCCGCAGCTGATCGGTCAGGCGGTTGAGGCCAACCAATGGCTGGGATACACGGCCATCTTCGCGGCGATGTTCCTGGAGAATCTGTTCCCGCCGATCCCCTCTGAGCTGATCATGCCCCTCGGGGGCTTCTACGTTCAGCAGGCGCAGCTTGAGTTGGTGCCGGTGGTCCTCGCCGGCCTGATGGGCACCGTGCTGGGTGCTCTGCCCTGGTACGGGATCGGTCGGTTGATCAATGAAGAGCGGATTGAGCAGTGGCTGAGGCATCACGGACGCTGGATCGGCATCAGTCCCGAGGAACTGGGACGCAGTCGCCGTTGGTTCGGCCGTTATGGAACCGCTCTGGTGTTCTGGGGGCGTCTGGTGCCCGGCATCCGCACCTTGATCTCCGTGCCGGCTGGCATCGAAATGATGCCGATGGCTCCGTTTCTGCTCTGGACAACGGCCGGCAGCCTGATCTGGACCCTGTTGCTCACCGTGGCCGGGATGGTGCTGGGTGAGGGCTACAGCAATGTTGAGGTGTGGATCGACCCGGTCTCCAAAGCTGTGAAGGTGATCTTGGTGGTGGCTGTTTTGGGTGGGGCCATCTGGCTGGGCCTGGGGGTCTGGCGCCGGCGTCAGTCCTCAGACTGA
- a CDS encoding single-stranded DNA-binding protein yields MGVNSVTLVGRAGRDPEVRYFESGSMVANLTMAVNRRSRDDEPDWFNLEIWGKQAQVAADYVKKGSLLGIIGSVKLDRWTDRNSGEERSKPVVRVDRLELLGSKRDNQEAAGSFGGQASDEEIPF; encoded by the coding sequence ATGGGCGTGAATTCCGTCACCCTTGTCGGCCGTGCCGGCCGCGACCCCGAAGTGCGTTACTTCGAATCCGGCAGCATGGTGGCCAACCTCACCATGGCTGTGAACCGCCGCAGCCGCGACGATGAGCCGGACTGGTTCAACCTCGAAATCTGGGGCAAACAGGCCCAGGTGGCTGCGGACTATGTCAAGAAGGGATCGCTGCTGGGCATCATCGGCAGCGTCAAACTGGATCGCTGGACCGACCGCAACAGCGGTGAAGAGCGCAGCAAACCCGTGGTCCGCGTCGACCGGCTCGAACTGCTGGGATCCAAACGGGACAACCAGGAGGCCGCCGGCAGCTTCGGTGGTCAGGCCTCCGACGAAGAAATCCCTTTCTGA
- a CDS encoding rod shape-determining protein has protein sequence MLFRRFQLSRDIGIDLGTANTLIYVSGRGIVLQEPSVVALDLERGTPLAVGDEAKLMLGRTPGNIRAVRPLRDGVIADFDAAEQMLKTFITKGNEGRGIMAPRLVVGIPSGVTGVERRAVREAGMAGAREVHLIDEPVAAAIGAGLPVTEPVGTMIVDIGGGTTEVAVLSLGGTVLSESVRVAGDEISDAIGVYLKKVHNMVVGERTAEDIKIRIACAFPDDAFDQESMDVRGLHLLSGLPRTINLKAGDLREAIGEPLDVIVEAVKRTLERTPPELAADIVDRGIMLAGGGALVRGISDLISHETGIFVHIAEDPLLCVVNGCGQVLEDWKRLQRVVDTPEFIRSPAGA, from the coding sequence GTGCTGTTTCGTCGTTTCCAGCTGTCTCGCGACATCGGTATCGACCTTGGCACTGCCAACACCCTGATCTACGTCTCCGGTCGGGGCATCGTTCTGCAGGAACCGTCCGTCGTCGCGCTGGATCTCGAGCGCGGAACACCCCTGGCTGTGGGTGATGAGGCGAAGTTGATGCTGGGTCGGACCCCAGGCAACATCCGCGCTGTCCGTCCGCTCCGCGATGGTGTGATCGCTGACTTCGATGCGGCTGAGCAGATGCTCAAGACCTTCATCACCAAGGGCAATGAAGGCCGCGGCATCATGGCTCCACGCCTTGTGGTGGGCATCCCCAGCGGTGTCACAGGCGTCGAGCGGCGGGCCGTGCGGGAAGCCGGTATGGCCGGTGCAAGGGAGGTACATCTCATCGACGAACCGGTGGCGGCGGCGATCGGTGCGGGTCTCCCGGTGACCGAGCCCGTCGGCACCATGATCGTCGACATCGGCGGCGGCACCACCGAGGTCGCCGTGTTGAGCCTCGGCGGAACGGTTCTCAGTGAATCCGTGCGGGTGGCGGGTGACGAGATCAGCGATGCGATCGGCGTCTATCTCAAGAAGGTGCACAACATGGTGGTGGGCGAACGCACCGCGGAAGACATCAAGATCCGCATCGCCTGTGCGTTTCCTGACGATGCTTTTGACCAAGAGTCGATGGATGTGCGCGGTCTGCACCTTCTCTCCGGATTGCCCCGCACCATCAACCTGAAAGCCGGCGATCTAAGGGAAGCGATTGGTGAACCCCTCGACGTGATTGTTGAGGCTGTGAAGCGCACCCTGGAACGCACACCCCCTGAACTCGCCGCCGACATTGTGGATCGCGGCATCATGCTGGCCGGTGGTGGAGCGCTGGTGCGCGGCATCAGCGATCTGATCAGCCACGAAACAGGCATCTTTGTCCACATCGCCGAAGACCCGCTGCTGTGCGTCGTCAACGGCTGCGGGCAGGTGCTGGAGGACTGGAAACGCCTGCAGCGTGTTGTTGATACGCCGGAATTCATCCGCTCACCTGCTGGCGCCTAA
- the mreC gene encoding rod shape-determining protein MreC produces the protein MAPMLRSGNSRWRGLGRLTPWLLLLAGLVVVRLSKGAGFVDAYALLSRPFWPGSAQREWIVSANDLELKSRLTLLERDNERLRGLLALQQDGAADGVVSAAVISRRPRGWWQQLELGKGSLHGIARNDAVLGPGGLVGRVASSSPATARVKLLTAPGHEIGVWLPRSRRHGLLVGTGSSRPKLRFIDRDPDVRPGDLVSTSPASTLLPPNIPVGVVQAVDEQVTPSTAAVVQLIAAPEAIDWVQVMTR, from the coding sequence ATGGCCCCAATGCTGCGGTCTGGGAACAGTCGCTGGCGCGGATTGGGTCGATTGACCCCCTGGCTTCTGCTGTTAGCGGGACTTGTAGTGGTCCGTCTCAGCAAGGGTGCCGGGTTTGTTGATGCCTACGCCTTGCTCAGTCGCCCGTTCTGGCCTGGGTCAGCGCAGCGGGAGTGGATCGTGTCCGCCAACGACCTGGAACTGAAATCCAGGCTGACCCTTCTGGAGAGGGATAACGAGCGCCTGCGGGGACTTCTGGCTCTTCAGCAGGATGGCGCCGCTGATGGTGTGGTCTCGGCGGCAGTGATCTCCCGACGCCCCCGCGGTTGGTGGCAGCAATTGGAACTCGGCAAAGGGAGTCTTCACGGCATTGCACGGAACGATGCCGTGCTGGGTCCCGGAGGACTTGTGGGACGTGTTGCCAGCAGCAGCCCAGCGACAGCGCGCGTGAAGTTACTGACCGCTCCAGGTCACGAGATCGGTGTGTGGCTGCCCCGTTCGCGTCGCCATGGCTTGCTGGTGGGGACGGGCTCCAGCCGACCGAAGCTTCGTTTCATCGATCGGGATCCGGATGTGCGCCCCGGTGATTTGGTGAGTACGTCGCCAGCCAGCACATTGTTGCCCCCCAACATTCCTGTGGGTGTGGTCCAGGCCGTGGACGAGCAGGTGACGCCGTCTACAGCTGCAGTGGTGCAGCTGATCGCTGCTCCAGAGGCCATCGATTGGGTGCAGGTGATGACGCGCTGA
- a CDS encoding rod shape-determining protein MreD, with translation MARLHQQPLCVASSLLVPLATLATPPWLGIGGVPPAWAVIWLLPWALVDGPVSGALSGLAVGLVMDGMHLSGSSQIPALVLLGWWWGRLGRRAQPIQRSLNLGLLAWLGSMLLGLTVLAPLLMRSGWPLDPLLRSWGWHTLWCQALITALLAPMLASVQLLIWRRRVPS, from the coding sequence ATGGCCCGCTTGCATCAGCAGCCGCTCTGTGTGGCCTCAAGTCTGCTGGTCCCCCTGGCCACCCTCGCGACTCCCCCCTGGTTGGGCATCGGCGGCGTTCCACCGGCCTGGGCCGTCATCTGGTTGTTGCCCTGGGCGCTGGTGGATGGGCCGGTTTCCGGTGCGTTGTCCGGCCTCGCCGTGGGCCTAGTGATGGATGGTATGCATCTGTCGGGTTCGAGCCAGATCCCGGCGCTGGTGCTGCTGGGCTGGTGGTGGGGGCGGCTGGGGCGTCGGGCCCAACCGATCCAGCGCAGCCTCAATCTCGGTTTGCTGGCCTGGCTGGGCTCGATGCTGTTGGGACTCACGGTGCTCGCTCCACTGTTGATGCGTTCCGGCTGGCCGCTGGACCCACTGCTGCGGAGCTGGGGTTGGCACACCCTCTGGTGTCAGGCTCTGATCACCGCACTCCTGGCACCGATGCTTGCCTCCGTGCAACTGCTGATCTGGCGTCGGAGGGTGCCGTCATGA
- a CDS encoding extracellular solute-binding protein — translation MKLSRRQLLVGSLATGLAACGRPASRQQSLELWTLQLAPKFNDYFAEVLGDWRQRRPAAGVRWTDLPWGSVERKLLAAVYARTAPDVVNLNPPFAANLASKGGLTDLTPLLPPTAASRYLSSVWEACRDADAGQIAIPWYLTVRLSLVNRRLMERAGIDQPPSFWEEIPGFARRIRERTGRYGLFITTVPDDSAELLESMVQMGVTLLDDQRRAVFDSPSGRQAFRFWTDLYREGLLPREVVSQGQRRAIELFQSGDLAMAATGAEFLRSIQVNAPGIAAATEPHPPLTGPDGTANVALMTLAVPQQSVRAQEAVDLALFLTDAANQIRFAQQARVLPSSLEALAVVRSSLEQEQPATEQEQQIRSARLLSAQTLQQARVLVPALPGIKRLQSIIYTQLQRAMLGQLDSDVALREAAREWNRYSQARWP, via the coding sequence ATGAAACTCAGCCGCCGGCAGCTGCTGGTGGGATCGCTGGCAACAGGGCTGGCGGCCTGTGGTCGACCTGCATCGCGACAGCAGTCCCTAGAGCTCTGGACCCTGCAGCTGGCTCCCAAATTCAATGACTACTTCGCTGAGGTGCTGGGGGACTGGCGACAGCGACGTCCCGCTGCTGGGGTGCGCTGGACAGACCTGCCATGGGGATCGGTGGAGCGAAAGCTGCTGGCGGCTGTCTATGCCCGTACGGCGCCTGATGTGGTGAACCTCAACCCACCGTTTGCCGCCAATCTCGCCAGCAAGGGGGGGCTGACGGATCTGACCCCTCTCCTCCCCCCGACGGCTGCGAGCCGATACCTCTCATCCGTCTGGGAGGCCTGCCGCGATGCTGATGCCGGACAGATCGCGATCCCCTGGTATCTAACGGTTCGCCTCAGCCTGGTGAACCGTCGCCTAATGGAGCGAGCGGGAATCGATCAACCCCCCAGTTTTTGGGAGGAGATTCCAGGGTTTGCCCGTCGTATCCGTGAGCGAACGGGTCGCTACGGACTCTTCATCACGACTGTGCCGGATGACTCGGCGGAGTTGCTCGAGTCGATGGTGCAGATGGGTGTCACCCTGCTGGATGACCAGCGTCGGGCGGTTTTCGACAGTCCATCCGGTCGTCAGGCCTTCCGCTTCTGGACGGACCTCTATCGGGAGGGGCTGTTGCCTCGTGAAGTGGTCAGCCAGGGTCAGCGTCGGGCGATTGAGCTGTTTCAAAGCGGTGATCTCGCCATGGCGGCCACAGGAGCGGAGTTTCTGCGCAGCATCCAGGTCAATGCACCGGGCATCGCCGCCGCAACGGAACCGCATCCGCCCCTCACCGGACCCGATGGCACGGCCAATGTGGCCCTGATGACACTGGCGGTTCCCCAGCAGAGTGTGCGCGCCCAGGAGGCCGTGGACCTGGCCTTGTTCCTGACCGATGCCGCCAATCAAATCCGTTTTGCGCAACAGGCCAGGGTGCTGCCCTCCTCCCTTGAGGCCCTGGCGGTGGTGCGTTCGTCGCTGGAGCAGGAGCAACCCGCCACAGAGCAGGAGCAACAGATTCGCAGCGCCCGCCTGCTCTCCGCTCAGACCCTCCAGCAGGCAAGGGTTCTGGTGCCGGCTCTCCCGGGGATCAAGCGTCTGCAGAGCATCATCTACACCCAATTGCAGCGGGCGATGCTGGGGCAGCTGGACAGCGATGTGGCGCTAAGGGAGGCCGCGCGGGAATGGAATCGTTATTCCCAGGCGCGCTGGCCATGA